One genomic window of Candidatus Trichorickettsia mobilis includes the following:
- a CDS encoding ATP-binding protein has protein sequence MKYKILSHVESFSLLLATLESTADGILVVDNTGKILGYNKRFIDLWHIPPEIEQQENDEPALNYVLSQLVDPVSFVEKVKELYQDLTQESFDTLLFKDGRIFERYSIPQQIEGKIVGRVWSFRDVTEKVKAIRQLEQYKENLEHLVNERTQELVTALDTLKQNQLQLIQSEKMASLGQLITGIAHEVNTPLGAIIAGIGEIEKYCSSSTQVDVEFLNLAESQKTIYRDLCTQILSFNYVGQSTKERRSAAKLISEKLVANGLDLSSTLSKDLASMGFTDQNMDGVLSLLKNPNGNYVIELLKQFGINYLHIKNIKVAGSRISSLVTALRSYSRADAGTITETDICSDIDTTITILHNKLKYGINVITNYQPLPKFLCRAEQLIQVWTNILNNAIYSMKGNGQIIITTSLQENNIIVEFEDDGPGISPELISRIFEPYFTTKPRGEGIGIGLTICQKIIKTHNGQITFTSRPGSTCFKIILPVIASVTT, from the coding sequence ATGAAATATAAAATATTGTCGCATGTCGAGTCTTTTTCGTTGTTATTAGCTACTTTAGAGTCTACTGCTGATGGTATATTGGTTGTAGACAATACCGGTAAAATTCTTGGCTATAATAAACGTTTTATAGATTTATGGCATATTCCTCCTGAAATTGAGCAACAAGAAAATGACGAGCCGGCTTTGAACTATGTGCTTAGCCAGCTTGTAGATCCTGTATCATTCGTAGAGAAGGTAAAAGAGCTATATCAAGATCTTACACAAGAAAGTTTTGATACTTTGTTATTTAAAGATGGTAGAATATTTGAACGCTACTCTATTCCACAGCAAATAGAAGGCAAGATTGTAGGTAGAGTGTGGAGCTTTCGTGATGTTACCGAAAAAGTTAAAGCCATAAGGCAATTAGAGCAATATAAAGAAAATCTCGAACATTTGGTTAATGAGCGCACACAAGAACTAGTGACAGCGTTAGATACTTTGAAACAAAATCAGTTGCAACTAATTCAATCTGAGAAAATGGCATCTTTAGGTCAGCTTATTACAGGAATTGCGCATGAGGTTAATACTCCGCTAGGAGCAATTATTGCTGGTATTGGAGAGATAGAAAAATATTGCAGTAGTTCTACGCAAGTTGATGTTGAGTTCCTAAACTTAGCTGAATCACAAAAAACTATTTACCGTGACTTATGCACGCAAATTTTATCATTTAATTATGTTGGTCAGTCTACTAAAGAGCGCCGCAGTGCTGCTAAACTAATTAGTGAAAAACTGGTTGCTAATGGTCTAGATCTGTCATCTACCTTAAGCAAAGATCTAGCAAGCATGGGTTTTACTGATCAGAATATGGATGGAGTGCTGTCACTCTTGAAGAATCCAAATGGTAATTATGTTATTGAGCTTTTGAAACAGTTTGGCATAAATTACTTGCATATTAAGAATATAAAAGTAGCTGGTAGTCGAATTTCTTCACTAGTCACTGCCCTACGCTCTTATTCTAGAGCAGATGCTGGAACGATCACCGAAACAGATATATGTAGTGATATAGATACTACCATTACTATCCTGCATAACAAATTAAAATATGGCATTAATGTTATTACTAATTATCAGCCACTGCCTAAATTTCTATGTAGAGCTGAACAATTAATTCAAGTTTGGACGAATATATTAAATAATGCTATTTATTCGATGAAAGGTAATGGTCAAATCATTATCACCACCTCGCTACAAGAAAATAACATTATTGTCGAATTTGAGGATGATGGCCCTGGTATCTCGCCTGAACTTATCTCAAGAATTTTCGAACCATATTTTACTACTAAGCCTAGAGGCGAAGGAATCGGTATAGGACTAACGATCTGTCAGAAAATTATTAAGACTCATAACGGCCAAATCACATTTACTAGTAGACCAGGCTCTACATGTTTTAAAATAATATTACCAGTTATAGCGTCGGTTACCACATAA
- a CDS encoding CPBP family intramembrane glutamic endopeptidase, producing MYHNSTGEAIMVVAYACLLIAVILSLFGKNVKILLFLIIVAHTVAFYAHIVTLTGLMMVMSFSTITWLYFHHHDKIRLIKWGLLAMMISYGVLFSQHLLPGFNNFLILNKIRVSLISCPFSMYLNFDKVVMALILYISSPLLLQEKFLDLIAIKQSFKPLSICLLIIIPPAMFGNYLTIDLKISKYLIIWAINNLFFVCFAEEVFFRGIIQTHFISLLAKYRLPAIVPIIITSLFFGMAHIKGGALYAIFATVCGIFYGYTYHSTGRIFAAILVHFMLNLCHFIFFSYPASISMCP from the coding sequence ATGTATCATAATTCAACTGGGGAAGCTATAATGGTAGTTGCATATGCTTGTTTATTAATAGCGGTGATTTTATCATTATTCGGCAAAAACGTAAAAATATTATTGTTTCTTATTATAGTTGCTCATACCGTAGCGTTCTATGCTCATATAGTTACTCTTACTGGATTAATGATGGTTATGAGTTTCTCTACTATTACATGGTTGTATTTTCATCATCATGACAAGATAAGGTTAATAAAATGGGGTCTATTGGCCATGATGATAAGCTATGGCGTATTATTTTCTCAGCATTTGTTACCTGGATTTAATAATTTCTTAATTTTAAATAAAATACGTGTTTCTTTAATATCTTGTCCATTTTCGATGTATCTAAACTTTGACAAGGTAGTAATGGCATTGATTTTATATATATCCAGTCCATTATTACTTCAGGAAAAATTTTTGGATCTAATTGCAATTAAGCAATCTTTTAAACCATTAAGTATTTGTCTGCTAATAATTATTCCTCCAGCAATGTTTGGTAATTATTTAACCATTGACCTCAAGATCTCGAAGTACCTCATTATCTGGGCTATTAATAATTTATTTTTTGTCTGTTTTGCAGAAGAAGTATTTTTTCGTGGTATAATTCAAACCCACTTTATATCTTTATTGGCCAAGTACCGCTTACCAGCAATAGTACCAATTATCATAACTTCATTATTTTTTGGGATGGCACATATTAAAGGAGGGGCATTATACGCAATTTTTGCTACAGTTTGTGGTATATTTTACGGCTATACTTATCATAGCACTGGTAGAATTTTTGCAGCAATACTAGTACATTTTATGCTGAATTTATGTCATTTTATATTCTTTAGTTACCCGGCATCCATTTCTATGTGTCCTTAG
- a CDS encoding FKBP-type peptidyl-prolyl cis-trans isomerase: MQKFLSLIITAAVLYMIFQMKVNNKSDSQDAEKTQQQSTTASTTENQNLTGNFLEKTVSNVLINVLKTEEGKLFFENILQPVNKPIAGIEGFKVNNADLIKSMFKINDFGEGTIGPASCGHVVTVNYQILDLSNNMIDQQTKTLTLGSQPVIAGLDNVIVGMMVGQTRHAIIPAKYAYQADRYKNLGIEQDATYKINVALKEILPHNFAKIGEVKIFDDEIAYRVPLICGDRAIFNAKITKLTNGKVIYDTVAKSQKIQMRIGDINYPMIFSHALYGKIPIGTRTVIAKGRNYKALGAGVSVLFPKEQLPADEYFMLELSDFETE; the protein is encoded by the coding sequence ATGCAAAAGTTTTTAAGTTTAATAATTACCGCCGCTGTCTTATATATGATTTTTCAAATGAAAGTTAATAATAAGTCAGATAGTCAGGATGCTGAAAAAACTCAGCAACAGAGTACCACAGCATCAACAACAGAGAACCAGAATCTAACAGGAAATTTTCTTGAAAAAACCGTATCTAATGTGCTAATTAATGTTTTAAAAACCGAAGAAGGTAAGTTGTTTTTTGAAAATATTTTACAACCTGTTAACAAACCAATAGCAGGGATCGAAGGATTTAAAGTTAATAATGCTGATTTAATTAAATCAATGTTTAAGATCAATGATTTCGGTGAAGGTACAATAGGTCCAGCTTCTTGTGGACATGTTGTTACTGTAAACTATCAGATTCTAGATCTAAGCAATAACATGATTGACCAACAAACCAAAACCCTTACCTTGGGATCTCAACCAGTCATAGCTGGGCTTGATAATGTTATAGTTGGGATGATGGTTGGCCAAACTCGTCATGCAATTATACCAGCAAAATACGCCTATCAGGCTGATCGATACAAGAATCTCGGTATAGAGCAGGATGCTACTTATAAGATTAACGTGGCGCTAAAAGAGATTCTTCCACATAACTTTGCCAAAATTGGTGAGGTTAAAATTTTCGATGATGAAATTGCTTATCGAGTACCATTAATTTGCGGTGATAGAGCAATATTTAATGCCAAAATTACTAAATTGACAAATGGTAAGGTGATATATGATACTGTTGCAAAATCACAGAAAATTCAAATGAGAATTGGTGATATTAATTATCCAATGATTTTTTCTCATGCTCTATATGGTAAAATTCCTATAGGAACTAGAACAGTAATTGCTAAAGGCAGAAATTATAAAGCTCTAGGTGCTGGAGTTAGCGTACTTTTTCCTAAAGAACAATTGCCAGCTGATGAATATTTTATGTTGGAACTAAGCGATTTTGAAACAGAATAG
- a CDS encoding adenylate/guanylate cyclase domain-containing protein yields MQADYKKSQKKAYIICVDDEKFVLDSLLSQLQNKFKDSYEYEIAESGEEALEIIKDIYEEGNIVALIITDQLMPRMTGDEVLIKIHSLYPKPIKLLLTGQATLESAINAINNANLFSYLRKPWDEEGLLLAVEKGLTQHRLLENLENQVATFRKFVPRQFLEMLLIKEFDNIEPEIVKNLELSILFCDIIGYSTLSELLTPEQIFNLLNRYFNKINPIIEHNQGFIDKFLGDGIIALFKELPQYAVQAGIEILKILDEFNEVIIKEGLQPIVVGIGINTGQVVLGTLGTKDRIDDTAIGDAVNVASRIESLNRIYNTKLLITGDVLSKLPSTEQFKIRFIDKVKVIGKSKITELYEVFDADSLDQQSYKLSIQVHMEKACQLYQSKDFFAAQKLFVQCLEQKPSDQLLLLYIERCKNFIANGCPEAWDGATICMVK; encoded by the coding sequence ATGCAAGCTGATTATAAAAAATCTCAAAAAAAAGCCTATATTATCTGTGTAGATGATGAAAAGTTTGTTTTAGATAGTTTATTATCGCAGTTACAGAATAAATTTAAAGATAGTTATGAATATGAAATAGCTGAAAGCGGAGAAGAAGCATTAGAAATTATTAAAGACATTTATGAGGAAGGAAATATAGTAGCACTAATTATTACTGACCAATTAATGCCAAGAATGACTGGTGACGAGGTATTAATTAAAATTCATTCATTATATCCAAAACCAATAAAATTACTACTTACAGGACAAGCTACATTGGAATCGGCAATAAATGCTATTAACAATGCTAATCTATTCAGCTACTTACGCAAGCCTTGGGATGAAGAAGGTTTATTATTAGCTGTAGAAAAAGGGTTAACACAACATAGACTATTAGAAAATTTAGAGAATCAAGTAGCAACTTTTCGTAAATTTGTCCCTCGTCAATTTTTGGAAATGTTGTTAATTAAAGAATTTGACAATATTGAGCCTGAAATAGTGAAAAATCTTGAGCTCTCTATATTATTTTGTGATATTATTGGCTATTCGACATTATCAGAACTGTTAACTCCTGAGCAGATATTTAACCTTCTGAATCGTTATTTCAATAAGATTAACCCTATTATTGAGCACAATCAAGGATTTATAGATAAATTTCTTGGTGATGGCATAATAGCTTTATTTAAAGAACTACCTCAATATGCAGTGCAAGCAGGTATTGAAATACTTAAAATATTGGATGAATTTAATGAAGTTATAATTAAAGAGGGGTTGCAGCCAATAGTGGTAGGAATTGGGATCAATACTGGTCAAGTAGTATTGGGCACTTTAGGAACAAAAGATCGAATTGACGATACTGCGATAGGCGATGCGGTTAACGTAGCATCGCGCATTGAATCACTAAACCGTATTTATAATACTAAATTATTAATTACTGGTGATGTGCTTAGTAAATTACCAAGTACTGAGCAATTTAAAATACGTTTTATTGATAAAGTTAAAGTCATAGGTAAATCTAAAATCACTGAATTATACGAGGTCTTTGATGCAGATAGCTTAGATCAACAGTCATATAAGCTATCTATTCAGGTTCATATGGAAAAAGCTTGTCAATTATATCAAAGCAAAGATTTTTTTGCGGCACAAAAATTATTTGTCCAATGTCTGGAGCAAAAACCAAGTGACCAATTATTGCTCTTATATATCGAACGCTGTAAAAATTTTATAGCAAATGGCTGTCCGGAAGCGTGGGATGGAGCCACCATTTGTATGGTTAAATAA
- a CDS encoding helix-turn-helix domain-containing protein encodes MPLGFHDHDFIKMMKHEPHGRNRIRLLAMYHLQLGKSFKAISAIVKLHWKTVQSWLRRFRNHGFEGLFESQRSGAPRKINTLQESALFDKINMLSESETGGYITAKELHNMLLEEYGAKCALKTVYNTMHRLGFSWITSRSMHPKSNQETQNTYKKTSQTC; translated from the coding sequence TTGCCGCTAGGTTTTCATGATCATGATTTTATAAAAATGATGAAACATGAGCCGCATGGTCGGAATCGCATACGTTTATTGGCGATGTATCACCTTCAATTAGGCAAATCTTTTAAAGCCATATCTGCAATAGTGAAGTTGCACTGGAAAACCGTGCAATCATGGCTCAGAAGATTTAGAAATCATGGTTTTGAAGGTTTATTTGAATCACAAAGAAGCGGCGCTCCTAGGAAGATTAACACTCTACAAGAATCTGCTCTTTTTGATAAAATCAATATGCTCAGTGAAAGTGAAACTGGCGGGTATATAACCGCAAAGGAGCTACATAACATGTTGCTTGAGGAATATGGCGCTAAATGCGCTTTAAAAACAGTCTACAATACTATGCATCGCCTTGGTTTTAGCTGGATTACTTCTCGTTCAATGCATCCAAAGTCAAATCAAGAGACTCAAAATACATATAAAAAAACTTCCCAGACATGTTAA
- a CDS encoding MBL fold metallo-hydrolase yields the protein MTFIGSGAAFTSNNYHSNILIESNDKKLLIDCGSDARFALRDLGYSYKDIDSIYISHIHADHSGGLEWLGFSRKFDTSCTKPYLIAHKNILNNLWEHSLSAGMKTLDTESATLETYFIPQYLDHTRCFQWENINFELVKTVHVKNNHHLVDSYGLFFKANDQRIFLTTDTRMAFDQFLTYYEQSNIIFHDCETQNTPSAVHAHYDELIKLPLNIKSKMWLYHYNSGTLPNAQDDGFLGFVQKGQAFLF from the coding sequence ATGACCTTCATTGGTAGTGGAGCTGCTTTTACCAGTAATAATTATCATTCTAATATACTTATTGAGTCTAATGATAAAAAGTTACTTATTGATTGTGGATCTGATGCTAGGTTTGCTTTGCGCGATTTAGGATATTCCTATAAAGATATTGATTCCATATATATAAGTCATATTCATGCTGATCATAGTGGTGGACTTGAATGGCTTGGTTTTTCTCGTAAATTTGATACCTCTTGTACTAAGCCTTATCTTATAGCTCATAAAAATATATTAAATAATCTATGGGAGCATTCCTTATCAGCAGGTATGAAAACTTTAGATACCGAAAGCGCCACTCTTGAAACATATTTTATTCCCCAATATTTAGATCACACAAGATGTTTTCAGTGGGAAAATATTAATTTTGAACTAGTTAAAACCGTGCATGTAAAAAATAATCATCATCTAGTAGATTCTTATGGTTTATTCTTTAAAGCTAATGATCAAAGAATATTCCTTACTACAGATACCAGGATGGCATTCGATCAATTCCTGACATACTATGAACAAAGTAATATTATTTTTCATGATTGTGAGACTCAAAATACTCCGAGCGCTGTGCATGCTCATTATGATGAATTGATTAAATTACCATTAAATATCAAAAGTAAAATGTGGCTATACCATTATAACTCAGGAACATTGCCAAATGCTCAAGATGATGGTTTTTTAGGATTTGTACAGAAAGGGCAAGCATTCCTATTTTAA
- a CDS encoding aspartate kinase — MELIVQKFGGTSVADTNRIKKVAQLIHTALTEGNQLIVVVSAMAGVTNQLITLCSEVSALDTSANWAEYDAALCSGEMVTAALLALCLQTTGIKSRSVLAWQLPILTNDNYGHAAVELIDNNILKQCLQHGIVPVVAGFQGMTSELKCTTLGRGGSDTTASLIAASMEANRCDIYTDVEGVFTADPRIVPAAKKLKEISFEAMLELSSSGAKVLHPRCVETAMRYNIPIRVVSSFANNVSGTLVTARDKIMEHKAITGITSNKNLLKLTIYRPKVDFGVICAQLAQNNIHIELMINITAGENYSFIIQLSDKNKLELLLHKLTIDFAVDVNIATVSIVGFGIKNDNLFIQTMLEAISKESIAIFAVQISEIKMLVLVEDTHTEKVIRICHRFIN, encoded by the coding sequence ATGGAATTAATAGTTCAAAAATTTGGAGGAACATCAGTTGCTGATACTAACAGAATTAAAAAAGTGGCGCAGTTAATTCATACTGCTTTAACTGAAGGTAATCAACTCATTGTGGTAGTATCGGCAATGGCAGGAGTCACCAATCAATTAATTACATTATGTAGTGAAGTATCAGCTCTTGACACATCAGCTAACTGGGCTGAATATGACGCAGCTTTATGTAGTGGTGAAATGGTCACGGCCGCATTACTAGCATTATGTTTACAGACTACAGGTATTAAGTCAAGATCAGTGTTGGCTTGGCAATTGCCTATTTTGACTAACGACAATTATGGTCATGCTGCAGTTGAATTAATCGATAATAATATATTAAAACAGTGCTTACAACATGGAATTGTTCCGGTGGTTGCAGGCTTTCAGGGAATGACCTCCGAGCTTAAATGTACTACTTTAGGTAGGGGAGGATCAGATACAACTGCTAGCTTAATTGCTGCAAGTATGGAAGCCAACCGTTGTGATATTTATACAGATGTTGAAGGAGTATTTACTGCAGACCCGCGAATTGTACCTGCTGCCAAAAAGCTTAAAGAAATATCTTTTGAAGCTATGCTGGAATTATCTTCATCTGGAGCAAAAGTACTGCATCCTCGTTGTGTCGAAACAGCAATGAGATACAATATACCTATTAGAGTAGTATCTTCATTTGCTAATAATGTTAGCGGCACCTTAGTTACGGCAAGAGATAAAATAATGGAACATAAAGCTATCACCGGCATTACTTCAAATAAGAATTTATTAAAACTCACTATATACCGCCCTAAAGTTGATTTCGGCGTAATCTGTGCGCAGTTGGCACAAAATAATATTCATATTGAATTAATGATAAATATAACTGCCGGAGAAAATTATAGTTTTATTATACAATTAAGTGATAAGAATAAATTAGAGCTGTTATTACACAAGCTGACTATTGATTTTGCTGTTGATGTAAATATCGCAACTGTATCAATAGTAGGATTCGGTATTAAAAATGATAATTTATTTATCCAAACAATGTTAGAAGCGATTAGCAAAGAATCAATAGCAATATTTGCAGTACAAATCTCTGAAATTAAAATGCTGGTGTTAGTCGAAGATACTCATACCGAAAAAGTAATTCGTATTTGTCATCGATTTATTAATTAA
- a CDS encoding IS630 family transposase: MLTELLPKNIDRCNVDIWSQDETRVGQQGSLTRIWAKRGTRPRKVRQQQFISTYIYGAACHDTGESFALILPYANTRAMNKFLEDLSLTTQSNRHIALLMDNAGWHTAKKLTVPSNITLIPLPPYAPELNAMEQVWEWIKNHFLSNQCYGAYEDIVTMACYAWNQLAQNVDLVKSIMYRDWINTPC; the protein is encoded by the coding sequence ATGTTAACAGAATTATTACCAAAAAATATCGATAGATGTAACGTTGATATATGGTCTCAGGATGAAACTCGAGTTGGGCAACAAGGTAGCTTAACTCGTATATGGGCTAAACGCGGCACTAGACCCCGTAAAGTTCGGCAACAGCAATTCATTTCAACATACATTTACGGAGCTGCTTGCCATGATACGGGAGAATCTTTTGCATTAATTTTACCATATGCCAACACACGGGCAATGAATAAATTCTTAGAAGACCTTTCTCTCACTACTCAAAGCAACCGACATATAGCTTTACTAATGGATAATGCAGGTTGGCACACAGCCAAAAAACTAACTGTTCCAAGCAATATCACTTTGATACCGCTTCCGCCTTATGCACCAGAACTTAATGCAATGGAACAAGTTTGGGAGTGGATCAAAAATCATTTCTTGTCTAACCAATGTTACGGTGCATATGAAGATATTGTCACTATGGCTTGTTACGCTTGGAATCAACTTGCTCAGAATGTAGATTTAGTAAAATCAATTATGTATAGAGACTGGATAAATACACCGTGTTAA